A genomic window from Nocardioides rotundus includes:
- the rarD gene encoding EamA family transporter RarD: MSSPEQSRRGLALGVAAYSMWGAFPLYFPLLEPAGAFEILAHRIIWSMVTMGLLVVVLRRGRQLRALLRDRRRSWLLTAAAAVIAVNWVGFIWGVNNGRVVEVSLGYFINPLVTVLMGVLILGERLRPAQWAAVALAGTAVTGLAIDYGRPPWIALLLAFSFGTYGLMKKKANAGAVESLTLETVLLSPLALAYLVWLGTQDPLVFGSEGVGNALLLASTGTVTALPLLCFSAAATRLSLVTIGLLQYLTPTVQFTLGVLYFHEPMPTARWVGFVVVWLALAIFTGEAILRHRRRQLDLCVDGSPAH, translated from the coding sequence GTGTCGAGTCCCGAGCAGTCCCGCCGCGGACTCGCGCTGGGGGTGGCGGCGTACTCCATGTGGGGCGCCTTCCCGCTCTACTTCCCGCTGCTCGAGCCCGCCGGGGCGTTCGAGATCCTGGCGCACCGGATCATCTGGTCGATGGTCACCATGGGCCTGCTCGTGGTCGTCCTGCGCCGCGGCCGGCAGCTCAGGGCGCTGCTGCGCGACCGGCGCCGGAGCTGGCTGCTGACCGCCGCGGCCGCGGTGATCGCGGTCAACTGGGTCGGCTTCATCTGGGGCGTCAACAACGGCCGGGTGGTGGAGGTGTCCCTCGGCTACTTCATCAACCCGCTGGTCACGGTGCTGATGGGCGTGCTGATCCTGGGCGAGCGGCTGCGACCGGCGCAGTGGGCGGCGGTCGCGCTGGCCGGCACGGCGGTGACGGGGCTGGCCATCGACTACGGCCGCCCGCCGTGGATCGCACTTCTGCTGGCCTTCAGCTTCGGCACCTACGGCCTGATGAAGAAGAAGGCGAACGCCGGCGCGGTCGAGAGCCTGACGCTGGAGACGGTGCTGCTCTCCCCGCTGGCGCTGGCCTACCTGGTCTGGCTGGGCACGCAGGACCCGTTGGTCTTCGGCAGCGAGGGCGTCGGCAACGCGCTGCTGCTCGCGTCGACCGGCACCGTCACCGCGCTCCCGCTGCTCTGCTTCAGCGCGGCCGCGACCCGGCTCAGCCTGGTCACCATCGGGTTGTTGCAGTACCTCACGCCCACCGTCCAGTTCACCCTGGGCGTGCTCTACTTCCACGAGCCGATGCCGACGGCGCGGTGGGTGGGGTTCGTCGTGGTCTGGCTCGCGCTCGCGATCTTCACCGGCGAGGCGATCCTGCGGCATCGGCGCCGCCAGCTGGACCTGTGCGTCGACGGGTCACCGGCTCACTAG
- a CDS encoding PhoX family protein has translation MTITPERRTQLPLFPTRHGSRSYATCHYRCGNACDKPEPNETGHRHIQDVISSALKRRTLLGTTAAGVGALVLGQAGPAAAKPKGRGRGSAGAATGDWTPVEPNVRDAVTVPAGFEQSVVISWGDPVIAGTPAFDPNNQTPEKAARQFGYNNDYLGVISLDRNDALLVNNHEYTNEELMFPEGRYDAETIKKIAIESHGMSVVAIQRLGHGGWKQRNPSSANGRRYNRRFTGSTPFTVTGPAAGHDRMKTSADPTGRRVLGTLNNCSGGTTPWGTVLSGEENFNQYFDSTGALDPRYAESYARYGITGDSDRDWHTVDPRFDLAKEPHEPFRFGWIVEIDPMDKTSTPVKHTMLGRFKHEGANVIIADDGRVAAYMGDDERGDYLYKFVSRDRYREGDRAYNKRLLDAGTLYVARLTDETPDPAPEYDGVGEWIPLASDTKSFVPGMSVAEVLIDTRLAADKVAPTRMDRPEDVEPNPVNRKIYAALTNNSQRGSRFPVDEANPLGSSMTREELGAPLTTSSGNRNGYVLETTEDGGDHTGTTFTWVLLLVCGDPEAPETYFGGYPKDKVSPISCPDNVAFDSVGNLWIATDGNALGSHDGLFRCPVEGPERGHVQQFLTVPVGAECCGPLITDEDQTIWAAPQHPGEGSTYDDPSSTWPHTDAFDVPRPSVVVSWRKR, from the coding sequence ATGACCATCACCCCCGAGCGCCGCACCCAGCTGCCGCTCTTCCCCACCCGCCACGGCAGCCGGAGCTACGCCACCTGCCACTACCGGTGTGGCAACGCCTGCGACAAGCCCGAGCCCAACGAGACCGGGCACCGGCACATCCAGGACGTGATCAGCTCGGCGCTGAAGCGCCGTACCCTCCTCGGGACCACCGCCGCGGGCGTCGGCGCGCTCGTCCTCGGCCAGGCCGGCCCCGCCGCAGCGAAGCCCAAGGGCCGCGGCCGCGGATCCGCCGGCGCGGCGACCGGCGACTGGACGCCGGTCGAGCCGAACGTGCGCGACGCCGTCACCGTCCCCGCCGGCTTCGAGCAGAGCGTGGTCATCTCGTGGGGTGACCCGGTGATCGCCGGCACCCCGGCCTTCGACCCGAACAACCAGACTCCGGAGAAGGCCGCCCGCCAGTTCGGCTACAACAACGACTACCTCGGCGTGATCTCGCTGGACCGCAACGACGCCCTCCTGGTGAACAACCACGAGTACACCAACGAGGAGCTGATGTTCCCCGAGGGCCGCTACGACGCGGAGACGATCAAGAAGATCGCCATCGAGTCCCACGGCATGTCCGTGGTCGCGATCCAGCGACTGGGCCACGGCGGCTGGAAGCAGCGCAACCCCTCCTCGGCCAACGGGCGCCGCTACAACCGCCGGTTCACCGGCAGCACCCCGTTCACCGTGACCGGCCCCGCCGCGGGGCACGACCGGATGAAGACCTCCGCCGACCCGACGGGGCGCCGGGTGCTCGGCACCCTCAACAACTGCTCCGGCGGCACCACGCCGTGGGGCACGGTGCTCTCCGGTGAGGAGAACTTCAACCAGTACTTCGACAGCACCGGTGCGCTCGACCCGCGGTACGCCGAGTCCTACGCCCGCTACGGCATCACCGGCGACTCCGACCGCGACTGGCACACCGTGGACCCGCGGTTCGACCTCGCCAAGGAGCCGCACGAGCCCTTCCGCTTCGGGTGGATCGTGGAGATCGACCCGATGGACAAGACCTCGACCCCGGTCAAGCACACCATGCTCGGCCGCTTCAAGCACGAGGGCGCGAACGTGATCATCGCCGACGACGGCCGCGTGGCGGCGTACATGGGCGACGACGAGCGCGGCGACTACCTCTACAAGTTCGTCTCCCGCGACCGCTACCGCGAGGGCGACCGCGCCTACAACAAGCGGCTCCTGGACGCCGGCACGCTCTACGTCGCCCGGCTCACCGACGAGACGCCGGACCCGGCTCCGGAGTACGACGGCGTCGGCGAATGGATCCCGCTGGCCTCGGACACGAAGTCGTTCGTGCCCGGGATGTCGGTCGCCGAGGTGCTCATCGACACCCGCCTGGCCGCCGACAAGGTCGCCCCGACCCGGATGGACCGGCCCGAGGACGTCGAGCCGAACCCGGTGAACCGGAAGATCTACGCCGCGCTGACCAACAACTCCCAGCGCGGGTCGAGGTTCCCGGTGGACGAGGCGAACCCGCTCGGGTCCTCCATGACGCGTGAGGAGCTGGGAGCCCCGCTCACCACGAGCAGCGGCAACCGCAACGGCTACGTCCTGGAGACCACCGAGGACGGCGGCGACCACACGGGCACCACGTTCACCTGGGTGCTCCTCCTGGTGTGCGGGGACCCGGAGGCGCCGGAGACCTACTTCGGCGGATACCCCAAGGACAAGGTCAGCCCGATCTCCTGCCCCGACAACGTCGCCTTCGACTCGGTCGGCAACCTGTGGATCGCCACCGACGGCAACGCCCTCGGCTCGCACGACGGCCTCTTCCGCTGCCCGGTCGAGGGCCCCGAGCGCGGCCACGTGCAGCAGTTCCTCACCGTGCCCGTGGGCGCGGAGTGCTGTGGCCCGCTGATCACCGACGAGGACCAGACGATCTGGGCCGCGCCGCAGCACCCGGGCGAGGGATCGACGTACGACGACCCGTCCAGCACCTGGCCGCACACCGACGCCTTCGACGTCCCGCGGCCCAGCGTCGTGGTGAGCTGGCGCAAGCGCTGA